AGAGTCTATCATAAACTCTATGGAGATAGGCATTTTTCCTGGTCACCTCTATAGCCTTTTCTGAGATATCCACTGCAAAGGCTATGAGTTTTGGGCATTCAAGGAGAAGAGTAACGGAGATAACCCCTGAGCCACATCCCAGTTCCAAGATCGGACCCTCCTGAATCCCTGTCTCAAGAAAGGCTGAAATGATGGTTTCTGTCTCTGGCCTTGGAATAAGAACACCCTCTTCCACATAAAAAGCCCGGCCATAAAAATAAGCCTCTTTGAGAATATAGGGGAGGGGTTTGAAAGTAAGCCTTTTTTCAAGGATCTTTTTCAGTTCTTCATCAGGAATCTCCTCTTCCGGATAAAGAAAGACATTAAGAGGCGAGGTTTTAAGGAAGTGAGCAAGAATTATCAGGGCAGAAGATCTTGCAGAAACTGGATCCTCAACCTCTAAGAGAGCTTCTTGAAGATAAAGAAGGGCCTCTTTAACCTTCACGCTTGGGAAGAAGTTTGTTTAGAATGACTTCCTGAGTTTCCTCTTGAGATCTCAGTTTCCTGATACTTGTTTGAATTTCAAAAAATTCCTGAGCCCTGTGAAGAAAGGGGATAAGAATTCGCTTTCTCTCTGCTGAGTGTGCAAGAAGAACCTCACCTTCAGGCTTAAGCGAGCTTTTAAAGAGGTTTATGAGAGGCTCAAAATGGGATTTTTTAAAGATGATTTCAGCACCCACTACTAAGTCAAATTTTTTAGATATTTCTGGTGCAAGCCAGTCAAGTTTTTGAATATTAAGAGAGAGACCATTTTCCTTAGCGGATTTTTCAAGCAGTTTAAGAGGAAGTTCTTCTTTGTCTGTTGCTAAGACCCTGTGACCAAAGGCTGAGGCAAAGAGACTTATGACACCAAGCCCTGCCCCAAGCTCAAGAATTTCCTTTCCAGGAGGAAGACTTCCTAAATAATCCGTTAGCACAATTGAAGCCTCCCAGAGCTTTAACCAGAGCGGAAATTTTTCCGTTTCTAAAAAGGGATCACCTTGAAAGACTTCCTCAAGTTTAGCAGGACGAAAAAGCCTTAAGGTCTTACCCCTGATAGTAATAAGTTCAGTTTCAAGTGTTAAATTTTTAATATCCATATTTTTCTTCCCTGCCATAAGATAACAAAATTTTAAAAAAATACCAGTCCCTGTATAAGTCCATATCTTTTGAGACTTAAGAGGATTTTTCTCCTACTTCGGTTGTAGGAAAATGAACCTGTATTTTGTAGAGGCAAACCTATGTGTTTGCCATCTTTTGGAAAATTTATGTGTTTGTCTGTTATGAGGTCCTTTACATTATTGGGCAGACACACAAGGGCTTCCCCT
This window of the Caldimicrobium thiodismutans genome carries:
- a CDS encoding class I SAM-dependent methyltransferase translates to MAGKKNMDIKNLTLETELITIRGKTLRLFRPAKLEEVFQGDPFLETEKFPLWLKLWEASIVLTDYLGSLPPGKEILELGAGLGVISLFASAFGHRVLATDKEELPLKLLEKSAKENGLSLNIQKLDWLAPEISKKFDLVVGAEIIFKKSHFEPLINLFKSSLKPEGEVLLAHSAERKRILIPFLHRAQEFFEIQTSIRKLRSQEETQEVILNKLLPKREG
- the prmC gene encoding peptide chain release factor N(5)-glutamine methyltransferase — encoded protein: MKVKEALLYLQEALLEVEDPVSARSSALIILAHFLKTSPLNVFLYPEEEIPDEELKKILEKRLTFKPLPYILKEAYFYGRAFYVEEGVLIPRPETETIISAFLETGIQEGPILELGCGSGVISVTLLLECPKLIAFAVDISEKAIEVTRKNAYLHRVYDRLFLIRGNWFTPLKKAPFFKAILSNPPYISLEEWKTLDREVRDFEPKEALLAGPSGREFHENLLENAPFYLQEGGFLIFEMGYNQASTILTLAREYNYEFKFYKDLLNIERCALMWKNRKDT